The following proteins come from a genomic window of Deinococcus aerius:
- a CDS encoding HU family DNA-binding protein: protein MAQKNEKLKKAKTQTLLDDATLAAAGQGDPAVNAPVTKTGARDVGRLGKANLAEHVAKNTSLSKGQANLAVDAMIGAVVEALRQGQSVGLPGLGTLSVRETAARSGVRPGTSERIQIPAGRKVAFKAATTLRGSLGGGSGEGA, encoded by the coding sequence ATGGCGCAGAAGAACGAGAAGCTCAAGAAGGCCAAGACGCAGACGCTGCTCGACGACGCCACCCTCGCGGCGGCGGGCCAGGGGGACCCCGCCGTGAACGCCCCCGTTACCAAGACGGGCGCCCGGGATGTCGGGCGGCTGGGGAAGGCCAACCTCGCCGAACACGTCGCCAAAAACACCAGCCTGAGCAAGGGGCAGGCCAACCTCGCCGTGGACGCCATGATCGGGGCGGTCGTCGAGGCCCTGCGCCAGGGGCAGAGCGTGGGGCTCCCGGGCCTGGGCACGCTCTCCGTGCGCGAGACGGCGGCCCGCAGCGGGGTCCGGCCCGGGACGAGCGAGCGCATCCAGATTCCGGCGGGGCGCAAGGTCGCGTTCAAGGCGGCCACCACGCTGAGGGGCAGCCTGGGCGGGGGCTCGGGGGAGGGGGCCTGA
- a CDS encoding GGDEF domain-containing protein — MRGALGWLRRVEPPQILLWVPLLAALVVVAILTTLHRTTPIYSAILAFIVAFDLLALCGPPRLRSGLLRAAPLTYAVTLLTGWLVALYVLPGHPATPLVRLSIILYTTIIYVFFFVRYPPRAASLWSGAALAAFVLGTLPHSARTLGGVGAFDGAALPLTLLFAHGSLILVLRSFGLTRDQLAQAQAGMQAMYDLAHRDALTGLPNRRALEQDLDRTVQGEPGGVLLAVIDVDGLKRVNDTLGHAAGDDLLRRFALGFARNTVSAGRAYRISGDEFALLLPGAGSEEARRLVEDVTRGVRKTYPQAGASVGTARHQPGESASGWLSRADRAMYRHKKRSQEEGAPPAR, encoded by the coding sequence ATGCGCGGCGCCCTGGGCTGGCTGCGCCGGGTCGAGCCGCCCCAGATTCTCCTGTGGGTGCCGCTGCTGGCCGCGCTGGTCGTCGTGGCGATCCTCACCACGCTCCACCGCACCACCCCGATCTACTCGGCCATCCTGGCCTTTATCGTGGCGTTCGACCTGCTCGCCCTGTGCGGTCCCCCCCGGCTGAGGTCGGGCCTGCTGCGGGCCGCGCCCCTGACCTACGCGGTGACGCTCCTGACGGGCTGGCTGGTCGCCCTGTATGTCCTGCCGGGGCACCCCGCCACGCCCCTGGTGCGGCTCTCCATCATTCTGTACACGACGATCATCTACGTCTTCTTCTTCGTGCGCTACCCCCCGCGCGCCGCCAGCCTGTGGTCGGGCGCGGCGCTCGCCGCCTTTGTCCTCGGCACGCTGCCGCATTCCGCGCGCACCCTGGGCGGGGTGGGCGCCTTTGACGGGGCCGCCCTGCCCCTCACCCTGCTCTTTGCCCACGGCTCGCTCATCCTGGTGCTGCGGTCCTTCGGCCTGACGCGGGATCAGCTCGCGCAGGCCCAGGCCGGGATGCAGGCGATGTACGACCTGGCGCACCGCGACGCCCTGACCGGGCTGCCCAACCGCCGGGCGCTGGAGCAGGACCTGGACCGCACCGTGCAGGGGGAGCCGGGCGGAGTCCTGCTCGCGGTGATCGACGTGGACGGCCTGAAGCGGGTGAACGACACCCTGGGGCACGCCGCGGGGGACGACCTGCTGCGCCGCTTCGCCCTGGGCTTTGCCCGCAACACCGTCTCGGCGGGCCGCGCCTACCGGATCAGCGGGGACGAGTTCGCGCTGCTGCTCCCGGGCGCGGGGTCGGAGGAGGCCCGGCGCCTGGTCGAGGACGTGACCCGGGGGGTCCGCAAAACGTATCCCCAGGCGGGGGCCAGCGTGGGGACGGCGCGCCATCAGCCGGGGGAGTCGGCGAGTGGGTGGCTGTCCCGGGCCGACCGCGCCATGTACCGGCACAAGAAGCGCAGCCAGGAGGAGGGCGCGCCGCCCGCCCGCTAG
- a CDS encoding FAD-dependent oxidoreductase: MITPDVLRAVPLFAGLGETALHEVAQAAADVRLNPGEWLVQEGDTPAFFVLLEGDLEVTKTAGGEEHVINTYRPGDSFGELPLLLGSGAVANLRALAPARVVRLEAPDFHTLLARSDAVASRILRNMARRVGDLQRFAVEAPQNMALLVGGSDDLACYGLRELLSRNQVLFRWLDPGDPTLAAQIPAEVAGGALPAVVLPDGTVLRRPRPRELAGRVGLQVTPGRAEYDVVILGGGPAGLAAAVYGASEGLCTLLVEKQAPGGQAGASSRIENYLGFPTGLSGDELSARALRQARRFGAEVVTTREATALRPGADAHTVVLDGGEEVRARTVVLATGVEWRTLPLPGAGTLTGRGVWYGAARTEAPSTRGKDVYLIGGGNSAGQAAMYFANYARRVTLLIRADRVEKGMSQYLIDQLRGKANVRLCVNREVVALHGQTHLSGITVRDTVTGREEEVETDALFVFIGADARTDWLPEVVARDGRGYVQAGRGVPRERWPLGRDPFLLETSVPGVFVAGDVRSGSIKRVASGVGEGSMAIALIHQYLALGEPDNRAP, translated from the coding sequence ATGATCACCCCCGATGTCCTGCGCGCTGTTCCCCTGTTTGCTGGCCTCGGCGAGACCGCCCTGCACGAGGTCGCCCAGGCCGCCGCCGACGTGCGGCTCAATCCCGGCGAGTGGCTGGTGCAGGAGGGCGACACCCCCGCCTTCTTCGTCCTCCTGGAGGGTGACCTGGAGGTCACCAAGACGGCGGGCGGCGAGGAACACGTCATCAACACCTACCGCCCCGGCGACTCGTTCGGCGAGCTGCCCCTGCTGCTGGGCTCGGGGGCCGTCGCCAACCTGCGCGCCCTCGCGCCCGCGCGTGTGGTGCGTCTGGAGGCGCCCGACTTTCACACCCTGCTCGCCCGCTCGGACGCGGTGGCCTCGCGGATTCTGCGCAACATGGCCCGGCGGGTGGGGGACCTGCAGCGCTTCGCGGTGGAGGCGCCGCAGAACATGGCGCTCCTGGTCGGCGGCAGCGACGACCTGGCGTGCTACGGGCTGCGCGAGCTGCTGTCGCGCAACCAGGTTCTCTTCCGCTGGCTCGACCCGGGGGACCCCACCCTGGCGGCGCAGATTCCGGCGGAGGTCGCCGGGGGTGCCCTGCCCGCCGTGGTGCTGCCGGACGGGACGGTGCTGCGCCGCCCCCGCCCGCGCGAACTCGCCGGGCGGGTCGGCCTGCAGGTCACCCCCGGGCGCGCCGAGTACGACGTGGTGATCCTGGGGGGCGGCCCGGCGGGGCTGGCGGCGGCGGTCTACGGGGCCTCCGAGGGGCTGTGTACCCTGCTGGTGGAGAAGCAGGCCCCGGGCGGGCAGGCGGGGGCGAGCAGCCGCATCGAGAACTACCTGGGTTTTCCCACCGGGCTCAGCGGGGACGAGCTGAGCGCCCGCGCCCTGCGCCAGGCCCGCCGCTTCGGCGCCGAGGTGGTCACCACCCGCGAGGCGACCGCCCTGCGCCCGGGCGCGGACGCGCACACGGTGGTCCTCGACGGCGGCGAGGAGGTGCGGGCCCGGACGGTCGTGCTCGCCACCGGGGTCGAGTGGCGCACGCTGCCCCTGCCCGGGGCGGGAACCCTGACCGGGCGGGGGGTGTGGTACGGGGCGGCCAGGACCGAGGCCCCCTCCACCCGCGGCAAGGACGTGTACCTGATCGGCGGCGGCAACTCGGCCGGGCAGGCGGCGATGTACTTCGCCAACTACGCGCGGCGCGTCACCCTGCTGATTCGCGCCGACCGGGTGGAGAAGGGCATGTCCCAGTACCTGATCGACCAGCTTCGGGGCAAGGCGAACGTCCGGCTCTGCGTCAACCGCGAGGTCGTGGCGCTCCACGGGCAGACCCACCTCTCGGGCATCACAGTGCGCGACACCGTCACCGGGCGCGAGGAGGAGGTCGAGACCGACGCCCTCTTCGTCTTCATCGGGGCGGACGCGCGCACGGACTGGTTGCCGGAGGTGGTCGCCCGCGACGGGCGCGGGTACGTTCAGGCGGGGCGGGGCGTTCCGCGTGAACGCTGGCCGCTCGGGCGCGACCCTTTCCTGCTCGAAACGAGTGTGCCGGGCGTCTTCGTGGCGGGGGATGTCCGCAGCGGCTCAATCAAACGGGTGGCGTCCGGGGTGGGGGAGGGCAGCATGGCGATTGCCCTGATCCACCAGTACCTCGCCCTGGGTGAGCCGGACAACCGCGCGCCGTAA
- a CDS encoding phytanoyl-CoA dioxygenase family protein, producing MTNEANKAGRLTPGQIEQYEREGYTLFHQPVFAPEKFERLRAIFEENLERYGAANLDMPHTRDERLLEFLLAPEVLDLVEPLTGPNIGLWASHFISKEPRTGKATPWHEDSAYWEGRISDMAGICTVWLALDRVFPENGSMGVLPGTHTNGFSEYEKEGKEENFAGFEQRIRPEAIDESKAVFFTLEPNEASLHEARIVHGARANTSDFRRAGYTMRYFPTTARIIPERNPGHKLWLARGVDLAGNTYEN from the coding sequence ATGACGAACGAGGCGAACAAGGCGGGCCGTCTCACCCCCGGGCAGATCGAGCAGTACGAGCGCGAGGGCTACACGCTCTTTCACCAGCCGGTGTTCGCGCCGGAGAAGTTCGAGCGGCTGAGGGCCATCTTCGAGGAGAACCTGGAGCGGTACGGGGCGGCGAACCTCGACATGCCGCACACCCGGGACGAGCGCCTGCTGGAATTCCTGCTCGCGCCGGAGGTGCTCGACCTCGTCGAACCGCTGACCGGGCCGAACATCGGGCTGTGGGCCAGCCACTTCATCTCCAAGGAGCCGCGCACGGGCAAGGCGACGCCCTGGCATGAGGACAGCGCGTACTGGGAGGGCCGCATCTCGGACATGGCGGGCATCTGCACCGTCTGGCTGGCCCTGGACCGCGTCTTCCCGGAAAACGGCTCGATGGGCGTCCTGCCGGGCACCCACACGAACGGGTTTTCCGAGTACGAGAAGGAGGGCAAGGAGGAGAACTTCGCGGGCTTCGAGCAGCGGATCAGGCCCGAGGCCATCGACGAGAGCAAGGCCGTGTTCTTCACCCTGGAGCCCAACGAGGCCAGCCTGCACGAGGCACGGATCGTTCACGGCGCGCGGGCGAATACCTCCGACTTCCGCCGCGCCGGGTACACCATGCGGTACTTCCCCACCACCGCGCGGATCATCCCGGAGCGAAATCCCGGGCACAAGCTGTGGCTGGCGCGCGGGGTGGACCTGGCGGGCAACACCTACGAGAACTGA
- a CDS encoding helix-turn-helix transcriptional regulator produces MTVPRLQFERVAPGRVFHAAVVLARPGRGVAAHRHDFWELFVVNGGAGTHLVGGRVFPLIPGDLVLVRPEDEHAIEAAPDDQLHFVNVAIPDRAWRDFIAWAGLQGTLGQWSAVEGPPTVALSTERRGECAEAFRLALRAYAQSPDALALCRFLGAVLPLLGPGPAAIEPVGPPWLSRALDRLREPEHLRAGVPRLLELSGVSATHLARVVRDIHGLTPTELVNERRLVRAAELLTTTPAEVIDIASGCGFENLSHFYRLFKRRYGRPPGAFRLAARAAVAPYQPGGEN; encoded by the coding sequence ATGACGGTGCCCCGCCTTCAATTCGAGCGGGTCGCGCCCGGGCGGGTCTTTCACGCGGCGGTCGTCCTCGCCCGCCCGGGCCGGGGGGTGGCCGCCCACCGCCACGACTTCTGGGAACTCTTCGTGGTGAATGGGGGCGCGGGAACCCATCTGGTGGGCGGAAGGGTCTTCCCGCTGATCCCCGGCGACCTCGTGCTGGTGAGGCCGGAGGACGAGCACGCCATCGAGGCGGCGCCGGACGACCAGCTTCATTTCGTGAATGTGGCAATTCCTGACCGTGCCTGGCGTGACTTCATCGCCTGGGCTGGACTTCAGGGGACGTTGGGGCAGTGGTCGGCTGTTGAGGGGCCGCCGACCGTCGCCTTGTCCACCGAGCGGCGGGGCGAGTGCGCCGAAGCCTTTCGCCTGGCGCTGCGGGCGTATGCACAGTCGCCCGACGCGCTCGCGCTGTGCCGGTTCCTCGGCGCGGTCCTGCCGCTGCTGGGGCCGGGACCGGCGGCGATTGAGCCTGTCGGGCCTCCCTGGCTGTCCCGCGCCCTGGACAGGCTGCGCGAGCCCGAGCACCTGCGTGCCGGGGTGCCGCGGCTGCTCGAACTCTCGGGGGTCAGCGCGACACACCTGGCGCGGGTCGTGCGGGACATTCACGGCCTGACCCCCACGGAACTGGTGAACGAGCGGCGGCTGGTGCGGGCCGCGGAACTCCTCACGACCACCCCTGCCGAGGTGATTGATATTGCCTCGGGGTGCGGTTTCGAGAACCTGTCCCACTTCTACCGGCTGTTCAAGCGGCGCTACGGCAGGCCGCCGGGGGCTTTTCGCCTCGCGGCCCGCGCCGCCGTCGCGCCCTACCAGCCGGGGGGTGAGAACTGA
- a CDS encoding phosphotransferase, producing MSSLPPGLLAVDIVEAARQLTGEPNLRLLHVAAEPVAWRVVSEVTHGLQRLRGTSTNGSHTQSWSLILKTLQPDPAGDPSAGSDWEREALAYTSGLLHAAGGFRPARLLHLTRPAPDRIQLWLEDVPDDTPEVWPLDRHALAARHLGEFSGAHPADPPESPDWLWRDWWASFDPAEDREETRAVRLARTWDRPLVRLAFPQPVLGELEQLEADYEGLTRAVGGLPHTLCHLDPGRFNLRSHMRSDGTVETVFLDWQSLGVGPLGADLAMMHFLNLCRFYADPAECGQLDEAGFAAYWRGVRSQRPGVSHEEARLGYTAAAALRTATVVRLLVAELAAEGAAGRRVGQWGEKRGWSLERSLEGWGRGMAFLLSLGAEARWLAGLP from the coding sequence ATGTCCAGCCTTCCGCCCGGCCTCCTTGCCGTGGACATCGTGGAGGCCGCGCGTCAGCTCACCGGGGAGCCGAACCTGCGCCTCCTCCACGTCGCCGCCGAGCCGGTGGCCTGGCGAGTCGTGAGTGAGGTCACGCACGGCCTCCAGCGGCTGCGGGGCACGAGCACGAACGGCTCCCACACGCAGTCCTGGTCGCTCATTCTCAAAACCCTGCAACCCGATCCGGCGGGTGACCCGTCAGCCGGGTCCGACTGGGAACGGGAGGCGCTGGCGTACACGTCCGGTCTCCTGCACGCGGCGGGCGGATTCCGTCCCGCGCGCCTCCTGCACCTCACCCGTCCCGCACCCGACCGCATCCAGTTGTGGCTGGAGGACGTGCCGGACGACACGCCGGAGGTCTGGCCGCTGGATCGTCATGCGCTCGCCGCCCGGCACCTCGGCGAGTTTAGTGGAGCGCATCCCGCCGACCCCCCAGAGAGTCCCGATTGGCTGTGGCGGGACTGGTGGGCCTCCTTCGATCCGGCCGAGGACCGCGAGGAGACCCGCGCGGTGCGTCTCGCCAGGACCTGGGACCGTCCGCTGGTGCGCCTCGCCTTCCCCCAGCCCGTGCTTGGGGAGTTGGAGCAGCTTGAGGCCGATTACGAGGGCCTGACCCGGGCGGTGGGGGGATTGCCGCACACGCTCTGCCACCTCGATCCGGGGCGGTTCAACCTGCGTTCGCACATGCGGTCGGACGGGACGGTGGAGACGGTCTTCCTCGATTGGCAGAGCCTGGGAGTCGGCCCCCTCGGCGCCGACCTCGCCATGATGCACTTCCTGAACCTCTGCCGGTTCTACGCCGATCCTGCGGAGTGCGGACAGCTCGACGAGGCCGGGTTCGCCGCGTACTGGCGGGGGGTCCGTTCGCAGCGGCCCGGCGTCTCGCATGAGGAGGCGCGGCTGGGCTACACGGCGGCAGCGGCGCTCCGCACGGCCACCGTGGTCCGGCTGCTCGTCGCGGAGCTGGCGGCGGAGGGTGCGGCGGGACGAAGGGTAGGGCAGTGGGGAGAAAAGCGCGGCTGGTCGCTGGAGCGGTCCTTGGAGGGGTGGGGCCGGGGCATGGCCTTTCTGCTGTCCCTGGGCGCCGAGGCCCGCTGGCTCGCGGGGCTGCCGTGA
- a CDS encoding ABC transporter permease, producing the protein MKLIRLFLGIVSVSLQREAAHRGNVVFQALLAAVSVFAGLATLRVIFSFTASLAGWTLDETVVLYGTFLIVSGVMGAFVEPNLGFFAGRLRSGDFDDVLLQPVPSLFLATLATCSPWALLTALLGVGTLGVGVANLGDSVTVLGGLTYGLLLGAGVVVAWASRVLLAALAFWAPGLEPSIFYGAFWQLGSYPVSIYSPPVRAVLTSVVPVAFIATVPARALTRTGDLGLVAGGMVAAVVAFALAVLVWGAGLRRYTSATS; encoded by the coding sequence GTGAAACTCATCCGACTGTTTCTCGGGATCGTCTCCGTGTCCCTCCAGCGGGAGGCCGCGCACCGCGGCAACGTGGTGTTTCAGGCCCTGCTCGCGGCCGTGTCGGTCTTCGCGGGCCTGGCGACGCTACGCGTCATCTTCTCGTTCACGGCGTCCCTGGCGGGCTGGACCCTCGACGAGACGGTCGTGCTGTACGGCACCTTCCTGATCGTGAGCGGGGTGATGGGGGCTTTTGTGGAGCCCAACCTCGGCTTCTTCGCGGGGAGGCTGCGAAGCGGCGACTTCGACGACGTGCTGCTGCAACCGGTGCCCAGCCTGTTCCTGGCGACCCTGGCGACCTGCTCGCCCTGGGCGCTGCTCACGGCCCTGCTCGGCGTGGGGACGCTGGGGGTGGGCGTGGCGAACTTGGGGGACAGCGTGACGGTCCTCGGGGGCCTCACGTACGGGCTGCTCCTCGGGGCCGGAGTCGTGGTCGCCTGGGCCTCCCGCGTCCTCCTCGCGGCGCTGGCCTTCTGGGCGCCGGGGCTGGAGCCGTCCATCTTCTACGGGGCGTTCTGGCAGCTCGGCAGCTACCCGGTGAGCATCTACTCACCCCCCGTCCGCGCGGTCCTCACGAGCGTGGTGCCCGTCGCCTTCATCGCCACGGTGCCCGCGCGGGCCCTGACCAGGACGGGGGACCTGGGCCTGGTCGCCGGGGGCATGGTGGCCGCGGTGGTGGCCTTCGCGCTCGCGGTTCTGGTGTGGGGCGCGGGGCTGCGGCGCTACACGAGCGCGACGAGTTGA
- a CDS encoding ABC-2 family transporter protein, translating to MTRTLALLGAYVWRFTLQWSAGRSFLVTLVANQAVGPLVSLAVWSAALPGRGDVSAYFVALLLTRLVTVSYENHTFANGIYGGEIVDDLLRPHAVVIAPLGENLAVRVWHLGLGVPLVLLALLLAGVAWQPANLALFVPAVLLAAALRFVVTFTLSLAALWGGRAHGLVSLGDTLIFLLGGGAFPVALLPGPWRDVLGSLPFWAMNGWPAEVLSGTPSTGFWWGLGGQVAWLGVALLVLRGVWRAGLRRYASVGG from the coding sequence ATGACCCGCACCCTCGCCCTGCTGGGCGCCTACGTCTGGCGCTTCACCTTGCAGTGGTCGGCGGGCCGCAGCTTCCTGGTCACGCTCGTGGCGAATCAGGCGGTGGGGCCGCTCGTCAGCCTCGCGGTGTGGTCGGCGGCGCTGCCCGGGCGGGGCGACGTGTCCGCCTACTTCGTGGCCCTGCTCCTCACCCGGCTCGTGACGGTGTCCTACGAGAACCACACCTTCGCCAACGGTATCTACGGGGGCGAGATCGTCGATGACCTGCTGCGCCCGCACGCCGTGGTGATCGCCCCGCTGGGGGAGAACCTGGCCGTCCGGGTCTGGCATCTCGGGCTGGGCGTTCCGCTGGTGCTGCTCGCCCTTCTCCTCGCGGGGGTTGCGTGGCAGCCCGCGAACCTGGCCCTGTTCGTCCCGGCGGTCCTGCTCGCCGCGGCCCTGCGGTTCGTGGTGACGTTCACGCTGTCCCTCGCGGCCCTGTGGGGTGGACGGGCGCACGGCCTCGTCAGCCTGGGGGACACGCTGATCTTCCTGCTGGGGGGCGGGGCCTTTCCGGTCGCCCTCCTGCCCGGGCCGTGGAGGGATGTGCTGGGTTCGCTGCCGTTCTGGGCAATGAACGGCTGGCCCGCCGAGGTGCTGTCCGGCACGCCGAGCACCGGTTTCTGGTGGGGGCTCGGGGGGCAGGTCGCGTGGCTGGGCGTGGCCCTGCTGGTGCTGCGCGGGGTGTGGCGGGCCGGGCTGCGGCGCTACGCGAGCGTGGGGGGATAA
- a CDS encoding ABC transporter ATP-binding protein: MANIEVSSLSMTYRVPVRGAGLRAALGALTRPQFREVPAVRGVSFQVGQGEIVGFLGPNGAGKTTTLKMLAGVLTPTSGNAQVLGHTPWRREAAYLRRVAMIRGSRPLAAPGELTVLDALRFQGRVYDVPDREFRANLAELTDLLHLQELLPRQVRALSLDERMRSGLAFALLYRPQVLFLDEPTIGLDVGAVGMIRSFLSGYGQQTGATIVLTSHYMADVEALCSRVILIDKGEIRHDGDLAALSARLAPHKLLRLTLAPTGPIEWSRYGEVEAEDGETVTLRVRRSDVPGVTARLLAELPVLDLSVREPPLEGVLAQVYREGVGA; the protein is encoded by the coding sequence ATGGCGAACATCGAGGTGAGCAGCCTGAGCATGACCTACCGGGTGCCGGTTCGGGGGGCTGGCTTAAGGGCGGCACTCGGGGCCCTTACCCGCCCGCAGTTCCGCGAGGTTCCCGCCGTGCGGGGTGTGAGCTTTCAGGTGGGGCAGGGGGAAATCGTCGGCTTTCTCGGCCCGAACGGGGCGGGCAAGACCACGACGCTGAAGATGCTCGCGGGGGTCCTGACGCCCACGAGCGGGAACGCCCAGGTTCTCGGTCACACGCCCTGGCGGCGGGAGGCGGCCTACCTGCGGCGGGTCGCCATGATTCGCGGGAGTCGGCCCCTCGCCGCGCCCGGCGAACTCACGGTCCTCGACGCCCTGCGCTTTCAGGGGCGGGTGTACGACGTGCCCGACCGGGAGTTCCGGGCCAACCTGGCGGAGTTGACCGACCTGCTACACCTCCAGGAGTTGCTGCCCCGACAGGTGCGCGCCCTGTCGCTGGACGAGCGGATGCGCTCGGGCCTGGCGTTCGCGCTGCTGTACCGCCCACAGGTCCTCTTCCTCGACGAGCCCACCATCGGCCTCGACGTGGGGGCCGTGGGGATGATCCGGTCGTTCCTGAGCGGGTACGGGCAGCAGACGGGCGCGACCATCGTGCTGACCAGCCACTACATGGCGGACGTGGAGGCGCTGTGTTCCCGCGTGATCCTGATCGACAAAGGCGAGATCAGGCACGACGGCGACCTCGCGGCGCTCTCGGCCCGGCTGGCGCCCCACAAACTCCTGCGGCTGACCCTGGCCCCCACCGGGCCGATTGAGTGGAGCCGCTACGGGGAGGTGGAGGCCGAGGACGGGGAGACCGTCACCCTGCGGGTCCGCCGCTCGGACGTGCCGGGCGTGACCGCGCGCCTCCTCGCCGAGCTGCCCGTGCTGGACCTGAGCGTGCGGGAGCCGCCGCTGGAGGGTGTGCTGGCCCAGGTGTACCGGGAAGGGGTGGGGGCATGA
- a CDS encoding MerR family transcriptional regulator, with protein MYRTVDLARASGLSVQGVRQYEHWGFLPPVDRTASGQRRYEGRHLDALLTARVLRGGYSWKIALQVMRAVHAGDLVGALREADRRHAGLHRRRGEVLATIEALNVTSRAAPARLRLPRGRPSALRVGEAARHVGEKVSTLHYWETRGLVVPLRDPRTGYRLYDAPRLRQVEIVALLRRAGYDFASVRRVLDEVSTGRLENVLGAAQARLTQLDEDTRKCVAATAALWAYLEWHGGPEAGPVLGKT; from the coding sequence GTGTACCGGACGGTGGACCTGGCGCGCGCCTCGGGGCTCTCGGTGCAGGGCGTGCGGCAGTACGAACACTGGGGCTTCCTGCCCCCGGTGGACCGCACGGCCAGCGGTCAGCGGCGGTACGAGGGCCGACACCTCGACGCCCTCCTCACGGCGCGGGTGCTGCGCGGGGGCTACTCGTGGAAGATCGCGTTGCAGGTCATGCGGGCAGTCCACGCGGGCGACCTCGTGGGCGCCCTGCGCGAGGCGGACCGGCGGCACGCCGGGCTCCACCGCCGCCGGGGCGAGGTGCTGGCGACGATAGAGGCCCTGAACGTGACCAGCCGGGCGGCCCCGGCGAGGCTGCGGCTGCCGCGGGGTCGGCCCAGCGCCCTGAGGGTCGGGGAGGCCGCGCGGCACGTGGGCGAGAAGGTGTCCACCCTGCACTACTGGGAAACGCGCGGCCTGGTGGTCCCTCTGCGCGACCCGCGGACGGGTTACCGCCTGTACGACGCCCCCCGGCTCCGCCAGGTGGAGATCGTGGCCTTGCTGCGCCGCGCGGGCTACGACTTCGCCTCGGTGCGCCGCGTTCTCGACGAGGTGAGCACGGGACGGCTGGAGAACGTACTCGGCGCGGCCCAGGCCCGGCTGACGCAACTCGACGAGGACACGCGCAAGTGCGTGGCCGCGACCGCCGCCCTGTGGGCGTACCTGGAATGGCATGGGGGTCCTGAAGCTGGACCGGTCTTGGGGAAGACCTGA
- a CDS encoding phosphotransferase, giving the protein MTPVLRDASEVTPQVLSAILRREGVLGRDGVLGVRSRRNPAFNSRTWHLDVSYGHPDGAGPTSLLLKANVPEPWARRAGQREVALYDLARMVPGHPDVLVRAFDTAFDPSSQDSHLLLLDVSGTHDVALSRELQLTPGRNVPGDGVLTACVTALARLQAFWWQHPLLGGEVVQLPVWCRDEDALVGAVERRRQAFEALRDVEGGEVGPRLLRLYERVFGGLSHVWRTHLLPRVRSGRALTLAHGDAYPSNFFVPKGGVDAPTFIIDWQSHEAWMGAQDLATICATFWTREQRLAGDRERGVLRLYLDTLFASGVRGYGWADLVADYRLALVYWLLVPLQDRLDGAERSYWLTKMTCLEGAFEDWEVEALFGG; this is encoded by the coding sequence GTGACCCCCGTGCTGCGCGACGCCTCGGAGGTCACCCCCCAGGTCCTCTCGGCCATCCTGCGCCGGGAAGGGGTCCTCGGGCGGGACGGGGTGCTGGGCGTGCGGTCCCGGCGCAATCCGGCGTTCAACTCCCGCACCTGGCACCTCGACGTGTCGTACGGCCACCCGGACGGGGCCGGGCCGACGAGCCTGCTCCTCAAGGCCAACGTCCCCGAGCCGTGGGCGAGGCGGGCGGGGCAGCGCGAAGTCGCCCTGTATGACCTCGCGCGCATGGTGCCGGGCCATCCCGACGTGCTCGTGCGCGCGTTCGATACGGCGTTCGATCCCTCCTCACAGGACTCGCACCTGTTGCTGCTCGACGTGTCCGGGACGCACGACGTTGCCCTGTCGCGCGAATTGCAGCTCACGCCGGGCCGCAATGTGCCAGGGGACGGCGTGCTCACGGCCTGCGTGACGGCCCTCGCACGACTTCAGGCCTTCTGGTGGCAGCATCCGCTCCTGGGCGGCGAGGTCGTCCAGCTTCCGGTGTGGTGCCGCGATGAGGACGCGCTCGTGGGGGCCGTGGAGCGGCGGCGACAGGCCTTCGAGGCGCTACGGGACGTGGAGGGCGGCGAGGTCGGGCCGCGCCTGCTGCGCCTCTACGAGCGGGTCTTCGGGGGCTTATCCCACGTGTGGAGGACGCACCTGCTGCCGCGTGTTCGGAGCGGCCGGGCCCTGACGCTCGCGCACGGGGACGCCTACCCCTCAAATTTCTTCGTGCCGAAGGGGGGCGTGGACGCGCCGACGTTCATCATCGACTGGCAGAGTCACGAAGCGTGGATGGGCGCGCAGGACCTGGCGACGATCTGCGCGACGTTCTGGACGCGCGAGCAGCGCCTCGCAGGGGACCGGGAGCGCGGGGTGCTGCGCCTGTACCTGGACACGTTGTTCGCCTCGGGCGTGCGGGGATACGGGTGGGCGGACCTCGTGGCGGACTACCGCCTCGCGCTCGTGTACTGGCTGCTCGTGCCGCTGCAAGACCGCCTGGACGGCGCGGAGCGGTCCTACTGGCTCACGAAGATGACGTGCCTCGAAGGCGCCTTCGAGGACTGGGAGGTGGAGGCGCTGTTCGGCGGATGA